Proteins found in one Triticum urartu cultivar G1812 chromosome 4, Tu2.1, whole genome shotgun sequence genomic segment:
- the LOC125552283 gene encoding UDP-glucuronate 4-epimerase 3-like, with translation MAPQLTGAPGSAAAAGGAAAVKPQFHHYHHHRLPPRHHHPPSLLSKLAFWSVCSLALLLAFLLLAPSSAPAPRAAPDSPRRSLHARPDSAAAWGGAAWERKVRASARARRPGLSVLVTGAAGFVGCHAAAALRRRGDGVLGLDNFNDYYDPALKRGRAALLARSGVYVVDGDIADAELLAKLFDVAPFTHVLHLAAQAGVRHALVDPMSYVRANVAGLVALLEAARAADPQPAIVWASSSSVYGLNSHVPFSEHDRTDRPASLYAATKKAGEEIAHVYNHIYGLSLTALRFFTVYGPWGRPDMAYFFFTRDILAGRPITVYESSGGGTHQTTISRDFTYIDDIVKGCIGALDTAGRSTGSGGKKRGPAPFRTYNLGNTSPVPVTQLVDLLEKMLKVKAVRRVVKMPRNGDVPYTHANISLAQRELGYRPSTDLQTGLKKFVRWYLEYYNPELAVKQKQHGSSNGKGSRGRNGSTSSAR, from the coding sequence ATGGCGCCGCAGCTGACCGGCGCGCccggctcggcggcggcggcgggcggcgccgcGGCCGTCAAGCCGCAGTTCCACCACTACCACCACCACCGCCTGCCCCcgcgccaccaccacccgccctcgctcctctccaagctcgcCTTCTGGTCCGTCTGCTCCCTCGCGCTGCtcctcgccttcctcctcctcgcccccTCCTCCGCCCCCGCTCCGCGCGCCGCCCCCGACTCCCCGCGCCGCTCCCTCCACGCCCGCCCCgactccgccgccgcctgggGCGGCGCCGCCTGGGAGAGGAAGGTGCGGGCCTCCGCGCGCGCCAGGCGCCCGGGCCTCTCCGTCCTCGTCACCGGCGCCGCGGGCTTTGTCGGCTgccacgccgccgccgcgctGCGCCGCCGCGGCGACGGCGTCCTCGGCCTCGACAACTTCAACGACTACTACGACCCCGCCCTCAAGCGCGGCCGGGCCGCGCTGCTCGCGCGCTCGGGCGTCTACGTCGTCGACGGTGACATCGCCGACGCCGAGCTCCTCGCCAAGCTGTTCGACGTCGCGCCCTTCACGCACGTCCTGCACCTCGCGGCCCAGGCTGGCGTGCGCCACGCGCTCGTTGACCCCATGTCGTATGTGCGGGCGAACGTCGCTGGGCTCGTCGCGCTGCTTGAGGCGGCTCGCGCGGCCGACCCGCAGCCGGCGATCGTCTGGGCATCCTCGTCTTCGGTCTACGGGCTCAACTCCCATGTGCCTTTCTCCGAGCATGACAGGACGGACCGACCCGCGTCTCTCTACGCGGCCACCAAGAAGGCTGGTGAGGAGATCGCTCATGTCTACAACCACATCTATGGCCTCTCGCTCACCGCCCTCCGGTTTTTCACCGTATATGGGCCGTGGGGGCGCCCCGACATGGCATACTTCTTCTTCACCCGGGACATTCTTGCTGGTCGGCCAATCACGGTTTATGAGAGCTCCGGTGGAGGCACACACCAGACCACCATTTCCCGGGATTTCACCTACATTGATGATATTGTGAAAGGGTGTATTGGGGCATTGGATACAGCTGGGCGGAGCACAGGCAGCGGCGGCAAGAAGCGAGGGCCAGCGCCATTCAGGACATACAATTTGGGGAACACTTCTCCAGTGCCGGTGACACAGCTTGTGGATTTACTGGAGAAGATGCTCAAGGTGAAGGCCGTGAGGAGGGTTGTCAAGATGCCAAGGAACGGGGATGTGCCGTACACGCATGCTAACATCAGCCTTGCACAGCGGGAGCTTGGGTATCGGCCATCCACTGATCTCCAAACAGGGCTCAAGAAGTTCGTGCGGTGGTATCTTGAGTACTACAATCCTGAGTTGGCTGTGAAGCAGAAGCAGCATGGCAGTAGCAATGGCAAGGGTTCACGCGGTCGGAATGGCAGCACGAGCAGCGCAAGATGA